TTTTCCACCAAATTCTTCAGAAACTTCGGTATGTGTAATTACGAATACTCCTTCCTTTCTTTCATATTCCATAAATCCTGCTTTTTGTCCTTCGTAAAAAAGATCAAGCGTTTTCTCGTTTTGTTTTACTTCTGTCATTATAGTACTATTTATTGTTCTAGATTTTTTTCAATTCTTAAGTCAGGAATGGTCCACAATAATGCGGCCAAATAATACATAATTACCGCAGCGACCGGAAAATAGAAAGAAAGTACAATGCCACTAATGTAAATTGCGGCAGATATTTTTTCTTTTAAAGTAGATTTCAGGGCTTTTGCAATCACGGAATCTTTGCCTTCCAGATCGAGGCAAAGTTTTTGTAAAATATTGAATGCTAAAGCACACATTAGGAGGATAAACCCATACAAGGCGACCGGGTTTTCTGCAAAGTCATTTTCTCCCATCCAGGAAGTGGCAAATGGTAAAATGGAGAGCCAAAATAAAAGGTGCAGATTCGCCCAAAGCACTTTTCCATTCACGTGTTCTACCGCCTGAAAAAGATGATGGTGATTATTCCAGTAAATTCCAACGTATAGAAAACTGAAAATGTAAGACAGGAATTTAAAGGCCATTGGTCTTAGAGCCTGAAAAGTATCGCCTTCCGGAATTCGCAATTCTAAAACCATGATCGTGATGATAATGGCGAGAACACCGTCGCTGAAAGCTTCTAATCTACCTTTTGTCATTTGTTATAAAAGAATAAAGGTAATTAAATTCTGTAAATTTAAAGATGTGCTTTTCTAAATTTTGTCAGGCTCAAAATGACGAATCCCAAAAGTGCTAGTATCAAATATCCTTCCGCCACTTCCAACTGCATCGTCGGGCGAAGAAGGGCAACAATGGTATAACTTACGGCCGAAGTGATGATATAGGAAACACCGCCCGTTAAGCCTCCTGCAACTCCCGCTGAATTTGGAAATCTTCCGATGCAGTAGGCGAAATAATTATTAAAAATGAAACCCGCCGTAATGTGGATTACGAATGCAAATGCCACCAGACTGTAAATGTTGTTTAGAAAGAAAGAGCAAAAGATCATAAAGAGGATTAGAAATAACTGTGTGTAATTTGCAAATCTGATTTTAGGCAGAAAATCTTTTTCTATTAAGAATTTTCCCAGAAACCCTCCGCTCATCCACGCTAAACCCAGGATCAAAGAAACGTAACCCGCGACCACTTCTGAATAACCCATTTTGTGTTCAATGATAAATGCGCCGCAAAGATTAAAGAAAATCACCATGGCATAACTTATGCCACACATGAGCATGCCGTAGAAAAAATCCTTCGTTCGGAACATCATGTCGTATTCCTTTAACACAAAATTGATAACAAAGGGCTTTTTAACTTTTAAGGTTTCCCCGGAAAATAGAAGTTCCAAAATCAATAACACCAAACTGTAGCCCGCCAAGACGTAAAAATTCGACTGCCATCCGAAGAGTTTCTGCAAATAACCTCCCAAAAACGGCGCGACAATAGGACCGACTGACCACACGATCGTCATGACACTCAAATAATGTTTTCGCTGTTCTCCTTCAAAAACATCTACAAAAAATGCACGTTTGGAGACAATTGCAAAACCAGCTAATACGCCCTGTAAAATACGCATCGCATAGATCACCATAATGTCTCTTGTTAAAGCCGTCACTAAAAAGCTGACCATAAATAAACCGAGAGAAACCAGTGTTACACGATATCTTCCGAAAGAATCGACAACGCTTCCTGCAAAAAATTGTGTGATTCCATAACTGATCAAGAATAAAGTCAGCGTGAGTTGAATTTTAGTCTCCGGTTGCTGAAGTTCGATCGCCATCGTCGGCATCGAGGGCAAGTAAATATCGGTCGCCAAACCCGACATTGGAATAACCGCGAATGCGAGCAAAGTGGCAATTAGCTTATTTTTTTCTTTTAGCATCGTGAGTTTTAAAATTCTTCAGTGTAATTTGAAGGCGCAAAAATCGGTATTTTTTTACTGAAAACAGTACTGCAAATATGCTACACGAGATATCGAAAATAACAATGATGAAATGTTTTTTTAAATTAAAAAAGGTGGAATGTTTTTAAACATTCCACCTTTCATTATAATAAAAATTTATTTAAAATGAATCGGACTTTCTCGGCGCCCACTGATCGTACGGCGTCATATCAAAACTGGTAACTTCCTCCATCGTTAATCCAAGCGCATTTGCAACGCCCATTCCATATTCCGGATCGGCCTGGTAACAATTTCTGATGTGCCGGATTTGAATGAATTTCTCCGCTCCGCCGACATTTGCTGCTGTATTTTTAAATAACACCTCCGCTTTTCCATCTGCTTTAATGATGCGGAATAAATCGCCCGGTTGTGTGAAATAATCATCATCGTCATCCCGGAAATTGTGCGCATAAGCATCACCCGAAAGTTCCAGTGGTGGTTCTTTCGCAGAAGGTTGTTCCTGCCATTCTCCGTAACTGTTTGGTTCGTAATGTTTGGTTCCGCCATAATTTCCATCCACGCGCATTTGTCCGTCTCTGTGATAAGCGTGATAAGGACATCTTGGCTTATTTACAGGAATCTGATAATGATTCACGCCCAATCGGTAACGCTGTGCATCACCGTAAGAAAATAATCTTCCCTGCAACATTTTGTCTGGTGAGAATCCAATTCCGGGAACAATGTTCGTAGGATTAAAGGCAGCTTGTTCAACATCCGCAAAATAATTCTCCGCGTTTTTGTTCAGTTCAAATTCTCCAACTTCAATTAAAGGAAAATCTTTTTTAGACCAAACTTTAGTTAAATCGAAAGGATGAAAACGGTAAGTTTTCGCCTCTTCTTCGGTCATGATCTGTACAAACATTTTCCATTTCGGGAAATTGCCTTTTTCGATATTTTCAAATAGATCGCGCTGTGCAGATTCCCGATCCATTCCGACTAATTTTGCCGCTTCTTCATCGGTTAAGTTTTCTATTCCCTGTTGTGTACGGAAATGGAATTTTACCCAATGTCGAACGTTGTCTTTATTTATGAAACTGTACGTATGACTTCCAAAACCATGCATGTGTCGATAGCCATTTGGTAAACCGCGATCGCTCATCAGGATGGTCACTTGGTGTAAAGCTTCCGGTAGTAAAGTCCAGAAATCCCAGTTATTATTAGCGGATCTCATATTGGTTTTCGGATCGCGTTTTACAGCATGATTTAAATCCGGGAATTTCATCGGATCCCGGAAAAAGAAAACGGGCGTGTTATTTCCGACCATGTCCCAAATACCTTCATCGGTATAAAATTTTAATGCGAAACCACGGATGTCTCTTTCTGCATCGGCGGCGCCTCGCTCTCCGGCGACCGTGGAAAAACGGGCAAACATTTCGGTTTGTTTTCCAATTTCACTGAAAATACTGGCTTTCGAATATTGCGTAATATCATGTGTTACGGTGAAGGTTCCAAACGCACCAGAACCCTTTGCGTGCATTCTTCTTTCCGGAATTACTTCTCGGTCGAAGTTGGCCATTTTTTCTAAAAACCAAAAATCCTGCATGAGCAAAGGACCGCGCTGTCCTGCAGTTTGCGTATTCTGATTATCCGGAACCGGAGCTCCTGTTTGTCTTGTAAGTTTTTTCTTTTGTTCCATAATACTATTAATTTTTTGATTGATTAAAGTTAAGGATTAAAACTTGAAATCTTTATTTATTTTGTCTAAGACGGTTATGGATTTGAAGACAAATCTATTTTGTGGTGAATATGGAATACTTCAAAAAAATAAATTTCGAGTTCAATTTAGAAAAGGACATCCTGCAGTTCTTTATTTTTCTCAAAAGTTTCTTTCGCATAAGGACAAAGTGGAACTATTTTTTTGCCGTTTTCGCGTGTATATTGTACTCCCGCAAAAACAAGTTCTTTTGCAAGCCCTTTTCCGCCAAAGGCTTTGTCAACTTCGGTGTGATCGATGATGAATTTGTCTTTTCCGGCCCATTTATAAGTCATTTCTCCTGCTTTTTGGCCTTCATAATAAATTTCGAAAGCCCCGTTTTTTTCGTTGTTGATGTGTTTTAATTCTGTCATTATTCTATAAATTTTGTGTTAATTTCTATATTTCCGTGTAATATTTTATGGATAGGGCAGCGTTCAGCAATCGCATGTAAACGGTCAAGTTGTTCTGCATCAAGGTTGGCGCCTTCGTAACTGATGTTTCTTTCGAAAACGGCAGTTCTGGTTTGGGGATAATCTTCCAGCTTAACTTCTACGTTTATTTTTTCAACTTCCCACTTTTTTCGGTCAATATACATTCTTAAAGTGGCTGCGGTACAGCTTGCTAAAGAGGTCGCCATCATTTCGTAGGGATTAAATCCTTTGTTTCCGCCGCCGGCACTCACGGGTTCATCGGTAATCAGGCTATTTTCCCCGGCGATGACTTCTGTATAATATTTTTGTTTTCCTAAACTTGCTTTTACAGTAACTGCCATTTTTTCATTTTAAAAATTTATTTAGTGCCTTTCAGTATTGCTCTGGGAAGCGGAACATATTCCTCATCATCACCGGGAATTTTTGGGAAAGCTTCTAAGTTTTGACCATGCCAGTTTTTTTTGGCCTGCTCAATTAAGGCTTTATCAGAATTTACGAAATTCCAGAAAATAAAGCGTTCTTCCTTAAAAGGTTCTCCACCGAAAAGGTAAATCGTCGTGTTTTCGGCCATCTCAAATTCACAAAGTTTTGAATTTTTCGCCACAATCAGTTGCTTGCCGGAAAAAGTATGACCTTCGATGTTCACGCTTCCTTCTAGAACATACATGGCAACTTCACCAAATAAAGTTTCGCCGATATTGAGCTTTTGGGTCTCTTTACTTTTAATTTCGAGGAAAAATAATTTTGAATGCGTCGGAACGGGAGATTTATGATTTAATAGTTCGCCTGCAATTAATTTATAGTGTATTCCCTTTTCTTCCCAAGTTGGAATTTCATCCGCTTCGGTATGATGGAAAGTGGGTTCAGACTGTTCCATGTGTTTTGGCAAACCGATCCAGATTTGAAATCCATGCAGATTTTTATCGGTCGTTCTTAGATATTCCGGTGTTCTTTCTGAATGTACAACGCCTTTTCCGGACGTCATAAAATTCACAGCTCCGGGTTTTATTTCGATGTCGCTTCCCAAACTGTCTTTATGTTGTATGGAACCTTCAAAAAGATAAGTTAACGTGGATAATCCAATGTGCGGATGTGGCGGGACATCCATATTCTGATAGTCTTTCAGCGCTGCCGGTCCCATATGATCAATAAAAACAAATGGTCCTACAGCTCTTTTTTCGCGGAAAGGAAGTAATCTTCCAACGAGGAAGTTTCCGATATCTGCAGGTTTTTCTTCTATAACTAAACCAATATTTGACATCATAATTTTAAAATTTAAAGACAGTTTGTATTGTGAAAATCAGTAAAATTTCTTTAGAAATAGAGATTCACTTTTTAATTCATACAAATTTAAGCCGTTAAAAATGAAGCAGCATTGATTTAGGTTAAGTAGTGAAATGGATGTTTTTTTAAGGCGGTTAATCCGCAGATTTCATGTTATTTCCGTCTGAAATATGAAGTCTTCTAAAGACAAATCCAGAAATTACGGTGACAAAACCTACCGTATAAAAAGTGTATCGAAAGGCGAGATGCGTGCTTCCGTCTGTAATTCCGGTATTGTTTTCGAATAATTTCAAGACAATTAAGCCCAAAGCAATCCCGAACCCAACGGCAAGCTGCTGATTGACTGCCAAAAGTGAATTTCCACTGCTGGTGTGAGAATCCCGCAAATCTGCGATCGCAATCGTATTCATTGAGGTAAATTGAATAGAATTAAAAAATCCCAGGATCGCAATGATAGGAACAAACCAATAAATCGAAGACTTTATGCCGGGAATTCCTAAACATGCAATCAAAATTCCGATGATAAAAGTATTGGTCATCAATGTTTTTCGGTAGCCAAAAAAGTCCAAAATTTTAATGACCAAAGATTTCCCAAACATGGCCGTTAATGCCATTGGAGCTACGATCCAGCCCGAAACGACCGCAGATTGTCCGTACGCAATTTGAATCATCAACGGCAATAAAAGTGGGATAGAACTGATCCCTAATCTTGTGGCTAGATTTCCTAAAATTCCTACGCGAAATGTTCTTACCTGAAATAAATTCAAAGGAAAAATTGGTTTTTTGGTCTTTTTCGCGTGGATGTAATAATAGTAGATCATTAGAAATCCTAAAGTGAAAATGAAAAGAACCAGCGTTGTGTGTTGCGTATTTCCAAACATTTCTAAGGCGATGGAAAGTAAGAGTGAAGCGGAGGCGAAAATTAAAAAACCCTTTAAATCAAAGGTAATTTCCCGCGATTTATAATCGGGCATAAATTTTAAACTCAGAAAAATTCCTATTAAACCAATGGGAACATTAATTAGAAAAATCCAGTGCCACGATAAATAATCCACCATATAACCTCCAACTAAAGGTCCTAAAATGGGTCCAATCAAGGCGGGAATAATTGCGAAATTCATGGCTTTCATCAACTCATTTTTCTCATAAGTTTTTATTAAAGCCAGCCTTCCGACCGGAGTCATCAAACTCCCACCCAAACCTTGAATAATTCTGGAGATAACTAATTGCGTAAGATCCTGCGAAAGCGCACAAAAAACAGACCCCAAAACGAAGATGAACAAAGAACTGATAAAGATTTTTCGCGTCCCGAATTTATCGGCTAAAAATCCACTTACAGGCATAAATAAAGCCAGCGTTAAAACATAACTGATGATCGCATTCTGCATATTCAATGGCGATTCCTGCAAATCTTTCGCGATGGAAGGCAGCGAAGTATTTAGGATCGTAGAATCCAACATCTGCATGAAAATAGATGTGGCGAGAATTAAGGGAAGAAATTTTTTAACGGGATTATCTTGGCTAAAAGGCATTTAACAAATTTAAGACATTCAGAAGCAAAGAAGTTGCCATCCGTTTAAGTCTTTGTTAAAAATAGTCATTGATGAAATCTTAAACAAAAAAAATTCCACGAAATCAATCGCAGAATTTTTAAGAATGATTAAAATACTTTTTTAAGAACCCAAATTTAAAAGTCCAGAACCGGATTCAAAATTCAAAATTCAGAATTCAAAATTGTTTTAATAGGAATCTTCATGAACCGACAAAACAGCTCTTCCACTGGGATCATTTGCATTTTTGAAAGCCTCATCCCATTCTAAAGCGATTGGGGTAGAACACGCAACAGATGGAACTGAAGGAACGGTTGCCGCTGCAGTTTCACTCGGGAAATGTTCTTCGAAAATTGTTCGGTACCGGTATTCTTCTTTATTTTGAGGCGTGTTCAGCGGAAAACGGAATTTTGCATTGGTCATCATTTCATCGGTAACTTCCTGATTCGCTACTTCCTTTAACGAGTCGATCCAGGAATATCCAACTCCATCAGAGAACTGTTCTTTTTGGCGCCAGGTGATACTTTCCGGAAGCATATCTTCAAAAGCTTTTCTCAAGACCCATTTTTCAATTTTGGGTTCGTGTGCAGTTACCATTTTGTCTTTTGGATTCAGGCGCATTGCTACATCCATAAACTCCTTATCCAGAAAAGGAACACGGCCTTCAATTCCCCAACTCATCAGGGATTTGTTCGCCCGCAAGCAATCATATAAATGAAGTTTATTAAGTTTTCTCACATTCTCTTCATGGAATTCTTTTGCATTGGGCGCTTTATGAAAGTATAAATAGCCGCCGAAAAGTTCATCGCTTCCTTCGCCGGAAAGCACCATTTTTATTCCCATAGATTTAATGACTCTTGCTAATAAATACATCGGCGTAGAAGCACGAATCGTTGTCACATCGTAGGTTTCCAAATGATAAATAACGTCTCGAACGGCATCTAACCCTTCCTGCACGGTGAAATGAACTTCGTGATGAATGGAGCCGATATGTTCTGCCGCTTTTTGTGCCGCAATTAAATCGGGGCTTCCTTCCAAACCAACCGCAAAACTGTGTAAACGGGGATACCAAGCTTCCTGCGTGTCCCCACTTTCGATTCTATTTCTGGAATATTTTGCCGTCACTGCAGAAATAATGGAAGAATCCAAACCGCCGGAAAGTAAAACTCCATAAGGAACGTCGCTCATTAACTGGCGGTGAACAGCGTCTTCTAAAGCTTTTCGCAGTTCGGCAATATCCGTAGTGTTGTTTTTTACATTTTCAAAATCTTCCCAATCTCTTTTGTACCATTGCTGCATTTCGTAGCCATCTTTGCTGTATAAAAAATGTCCCGGTAAAAAGTTTTCGATGGTTTTACAAATACCTTCCAACGCCTTTAATTCTGAAGCCACATAGTAATTTCCGTTTTTGTCCCAACCTTGATAAAGTGGACATATTCCCATATGATCACGCGCAACAAAGTAAACGTCATTTTCGATATCATAAATTGCAAAGGCGAAAATTCCGTTCAGTTTATCCACGAAATCTTTTCCATATTTTTGAAATAAAGGTATGATGACTTCGCAATCTGATTCAGTTTGGAAATCATAATCCGGAAACTCTTTTCGCAAATCGCGGTGGTTATAAATTTCCCCATTTACTGCTAAAACTATTTTTTTGTCTTTGGAGAACAAAGGTTGTTTTCCCGAAGTTGGATCCACAATCGCCAATCTTTCGTGAGAAAAAATTACTTTCTCATTTTGAAAAATTCCGCTCCAGTCCGGACCGCGATGACGTATCTTTTTCGACATTTCTAAAACCTGAGGTCTTAAGAGTTCGGTTTTTTGTTTCGCATCAAACAGGCATACAATTCCACACATGATTTCTATATTTATCGTTTTGTAAATTTTAATTAAAATTCTACCACAAACATATTGTAAAAGTTTATAAAAATAAACTAAAAATTTCAAAAAGTGAATATTTTTCTTAAATAAGTTTTTAAAGAGGAAAAATTTAAGTTAATCGTACAATTTGACCGATTTATATTGAAAATTTTCATTGCCTCCATTTAAAATAAAAACACTTCCCGAAGAAGAGAAGTGTTTTTTTATCGTTGTTAAAGCGAATCTTTAAACAAAATCCTTCTTAATAATTTCCTCCATACAATATTCTGCAATCGCTGTAATTGTCACAAAAGGATTTACGCCGATCGTTCCGGGAATTAAAGAACCATCAATTACATATAAATTCTGATGACCGTTCAATCTTCCGAACTGATCAGTTGCTTTTCCCAAAACAATTCCGCCCAGGGGATGATAACAAACATCAGCACCAAAACCATTATGGAACAGTATATGCGATCTCGTTCCACCATTGGCATTATTCATAGTACGCAGAAAATGTTTTGCATTGTCTTTCATATGCGCCGTGTGCGATTGGTCCCAGTTTAAATCTAATTTCTGAGCTTTCAGATCATATTTTACTTCGCCAAATTTCTTCAGTTTATTCACCATTAAGTAAAGCGCTGTCGCTACATTTAATCCCATAGGTAAAGGTGCGATCTCTACAAAGAATGGATGTTCCTTATCTTCCCAGTGATCAATTCCACCTACTGGAATCGTAGATTGTTTAAATCCTGTTCCGCCAGAAAAAGCTTTTACCCAATTTCGTCCCGTCATAAAGTTTCCGTTGTTTCCCCATTCTTTTCCAACGTTTTCATCAATTGGGAGCTGTGTTTTCGCGCTGGACTTTAATAACAATTCTATAGAGCCCATTGTTCCGGCCGACAGAATTAATTTCTTTGCGTTAATGATTTTATGCTGAATTTCTTCTCCTTTTGTATTGATAACAGAAATATCGATGGTATAACTTTTATCTGGATTTTGAGAAATATGATTCACCTGATGCAAATCTAGAATTTCCAGTTTTCCTGTTGCCGTCGCTTTTTTCAGGTAGGTTTTATCTAATGAGTTTTTGCCGTGATTATTTCCGTAAATCACTTCTCCGGCCAGAGCAGAACGTGGTACTTCTTCTTTGTACTCTTTTTCCATGTAATTGAAATCATACACATTCGGAACACGAACCGTTTTAAAACCTGCTTTGTGGGCCTCTTCTTCACCAACTCTGTTGAACTTATAGAAGTGACAGTCTTTTAAAAATTCCTCTGAAGCCACATTGGTTTTCAATTCTTTATTTGCTAAAGGAAAGTAATGGGAATAAAATTTCTCTGTATCTAAGTTTGGAAATATTTCTTTAAAATATTCTTTTTTTGGAGTAACAGCCATTCCGCCATTCACGAGAGAACCACCGCCAACTCCGCGGCCAACCCAGACTTTGATATGCTCGAAATCCAGTCGGTCTAATGTTCCAGTGAATTTATCTAAATTAAAAAGATTAAAAAAGGGTGCAATGGTTTTTGTTTTTAGCCAGGCTGCAGAATGACCCGGATTGATCATGGGCGAAAATTTCTCCCCGGATTTCTCCCAGTTTAAGCCCATTTCTAACAGGGTGACGGGAATGCCTTTTTCACAGAGTCTTAATGCTGCAACGGAGCCTCCATAACCGGACCCGATAATAACGACCTCTTTGTCAATCATCTCTGTGGGCTTATTTGATTTAATTTCTAAAGGGTTTTGTGCTTTTCCAAACAGATTGCCTGATCCTAAAAAGAAAAAGGCCGCAATACCTAAACTACTGGTTTGAATAAATTCTTTGCGATTCATACTTGCTCCTTAACAAATAGTGTACTAAAACAGGATTTGAAATTAAAAAAATAAGGATTAACATAATAACTGAGACTGATTTCAATTTTATACGACCTCACTTTTGTGGGAATTTTGGTATTTTTCATTGAGGTTCTGAAAAAGTGGGTAAGAAGAACCGCTTTTTGTTTTTAGCCGCGATTGGAGTGAAAATCCCGCAGAGAGGCGCGAGCGAAGCGAGCGCCGACCGAGGAATTGTAACGTAAAGCGGGACTGATAGAGGAGAGAAGAAAAAATCTTTTTGCTCCGAAAAAAAAATAATCCTCATCTATTCCTCGCCCAAAAGCACGCCCGAAACATTCCAGGAACTGAAGCTGTTACCTTCTTTCTCGCCTTGTGGGATCAAGATTTGAATCTGATGATTGCCCGCCTTTAGATCGCCCAAAGAAATGTAAATCGGATTCGTCGTAGTGCCGGGACACCAGTTGCTGCGGCTGTAATCGGAAGAAGAAAGTCCGTTGGCAAAGTTGCCCGAAGCCGGATTGTAAAGGCGATAACTGCCGCAATCGGTGCGCCATGGAACAAAAGAAAATACCTCTTTTCCGTCGACAAGAATCGTATTTTCTTTCGGTAAAAATTCATCGCCATTTTCCCAGCCGCCGTGTCCCGTTGTAATATAGCGGAGTTTCGCGTTTTTCAAATCTTTTTTCAGCGTGAAATCGGTAATCAAACCTTTTGGAGAATTAAACATGGTGGCATACTCCTGTCCCTCCATTTCCATGATATTCAAGGTGTTAAAAAGGGGAGTAACGGTGTTGTTTCTGAAAACATCGAGTCCATCTTTATGGATCGTCATTTCCAATGAAACCTTGTGTCCGTTTTTGTTGTAGTTTCCAATGAAAACTCCCGTCCAGAATTCTTTTTCGCTCAGGATTTCTTTAAAATCTGAAATATCCTGTCTGTAATATACTTTGTCGTGCCAGTTTTTATCTTTTAATTTCAGATGATTAAACTGCTGAATTCCAAAAGGCGTGAAAAATCTCATGAGTTCCAAAGGAGGCTCATAATTTTCCGTGGCCACAACTCCCTGATATGTTTTTCCGTTTCCATTGTCGAAAGATGGAATTGTTTTAACACCGTTTTGTAGCGCATCGAAAAAGCTTTTCTCTTTATTCTGAGGAATAATGAAAACGCTTCCTGTTCGGTCGTAAGCGTCACCTGCCGATTGCTCTGTTAATTCAACGAAAACATTCGCGTTCGCTTCTATTTTTGGATACTTTACTTTTTTAAGAATGAGAGTTCCTTTGGCAAAACGTAGAATTTTTTTATCCTTTTTTAAATCAGATGTAAAATTGATGGTTTCATTTTCAAAAGTTGATATGGTTGTGAAACGGCTTTTCCAAAGGAGATCTTTATAAGTTAGTTCGTCGGTTGGTGCTATTTTCTTTTGGTCAAAGATTTTTTCCAGGCTGAAGTTTTTTACTTTCGAGATTTCAGTAGCTTTGGTTGTGGTGTTGCCGTTTCTGGTAATTTCTAAAACCAACCCCAAGTCCTGACCTAAGAGCGAAGGTCCGCCTTTGACTTTCAAATCAGTCGTGTACCAAATGTCCATGGTATTGGAGTTGATGGAGGTTACCGCTTTTTTACAAGTATAACCTAAGATTTTCTTGATATCGCTTTTAAGTTCGAATTTTTGTTTTGCTAAAATCTCTTTATTTTCATAGTCAGAAACTGCATTATTCAGTAGAAAAGCAAATTGATTAATCCGGTTATCAGTTCTGTTAATTTTCTGAATTTCAAACGGAATGTCTTTGGTCGTTTTCAAAATTTGATCACTCAGAATAAAGGTTTCTTTGTCATTTGTGAAAACAATAGTAGGATCTTGTTTCTCATTTTCTTTTCCTTCAAAAAACGTTTTATAGGTAATTTTATAATTTTGAGCATATAGGATTTGAGCAATAGACAACAGCAGAAATACGAATAACTTTTTCATTCTTTAGATTTTGTAGACTTTTAATTTGTCTCAAATTTAAGATTTTAAAAGTTCCTTCCATAAGAATTTTCTATGCAAAAACGTAACGTTTAAAATTCCTCTGAAAACATTTAAGACACAATGTTCGCCTCAGTAAAATAGGCTTTAATAGAATTGCAATTATATGAACTTAATAAACCCAGTAAGTTCCATCTCAAAAAAAACGTTTGTGACTTTTGCGGTTTAACAAAAGCGGACACTTAAGTTTCAACGAAAGAAAAAGGAGCGAAAATTTTCGCTCCTTTTAGTATATGATGTATAATCTTATGCTTTTCTCTCGATCAGCGCCATGTAGAATCCGTCGAATCCGGAACTTGGCATAACCTTCTCTTCTTTAATTAAGGAATAACCTTCATTATTTTTCAGGAACGTTGCGACCTGTTCATCGTTTTCGCTGGGCAAAATAGAACATGTTGCGTAAACCATCTTTCCGCCTTTTTTCAAGATCTTGGCGTAATCCTGTAAAATTTGCTGTTGTTCTTTTTTAATCCGGTCAATAAATTCCTGGTCAATTTTCCATTTAGAATCAGGATTTCTTTTCAAAACTCCCAAACCTGAACACGGCGCATCGATCAACAAACGATCCGCTTTTTCATGGAGTCTTTTAATGACTTTGTTATCATCAATGGGTCTGGTTTCAATATTGTGTGCGCCCGCTCTTTTTGCGCGACGCTTCAGTTCGGCCAATTTCCATTCGTAAATATCAAGAGCGATGATCTGTCCTTTGTTTTTCATCAAAGCCGCCAGATGCAAAGTTTTTCCACCCGCTCCGGCACATA
This DNA window, taken from Kaistella carnis, encodes the following:
- a CDS encoding MFS transporter, which translates into the protein MLKEKNKLIATLLAFAVIPMSGLATDIYLPSMPTMAIELQQPETKIQLTLTLFLISYGITQFFAGSVVDSFGRYRVTLVSLGLFMVSFLVTALTRDIMVIYAMRILQGVLAGFAIVSKRAFFVDVFEGEQRKHYLSVMTIVWSVGPIVAPFLGGYLQKLFGWQSNFYVLAGYSLVLLILELLFSGETLKVKKPFVINFVLKEYDMMFRTKDFFYGMLMCGISYAMVIFFNLCGAFIIEHKMGYSEVVAGYVSLILGLAWMSGGFLGKFLIEKDFLPKIRFANYTQLFLILFMIFCSFFLNNIYSLVAFAFVIHITAGFIFNNYFAYCIGRFPNSAGVAGGLTGGVSYIITSAVSYTIVALLRPTMQLEVAEGYLILALLGFVILSLTKFRKAHL
- a CDS encoding MFS transporter, encoding MPFSQDNPVKKFLPLILATSIFMQMLDSTILNTSLPSIAKDLQESPLNMQNAIISYVLTLALFMPVSGFLADKFGTRKIFISSLFIFVLGSVFCALSQDLTQLVISRIIQGLGGSLMTPVGRLALIKTYEKNELMKAMNFAIIPALIGPILGPLVGGYMVDYLSWHWIFLINVPIGLIGIFLSLKFMPDYKSREITFDLKGFLIFASASLLLSIALEMFGNTQHTTLVLFIFTLGFLMIYYYYIHAKKTKKPIFPLNLFQVRTFRVGILGNLATRLGISSIPLLLPLMIQIAYGQSAVVSGWIVAPMALTAMFGKSLVIKILDFFGYRKTLMTNTFIIGILIACLGIPGIKSSIYWFVPIIAILGFFNSIQFTSMNTIAIADLRDSHTSSGNSLLAVNQQLAVGFGIALGLIVLKLFENNTGITDGSTHLAFRYTFYTVGFVTVISGFVFRRLHISDGNNMKSAD
- a CDS encoding catalase encodes the protein MEQKKKLTRQTGAPVPDNQNTQTAGQRGPLLMQDFWFLEKMANFDREVIPERRMHAKGSGAFGTFTVTHDITQYSKASIFSEIGKQTEMFARFSTVAGERGAADAERDIRGFALKFYTDEGIWDMVGNNTPVFFFRDPMKFPDLNHAVKRDPKTNMRSANNNWDFWTLLPEALHQVTILMSDRGLPNGYRHMHGFGSHTYSFINKDNVRHWVKFHFRTQQGIENLTDEEAAKLVGMDRESAQRDLFENIEKGNFPKWKMFVQIMTEEEAKTYRFHPFDLTKVWSKKDFPLIEVGEFELNKNAENYFADVEQAAFNPTNIVPGIGFSPDKMLQGRLFSYGDAQRYRLGVNHYQIPVNKPRCPYHAYHRDGQMRVDGNYGGTKHYEPNSYGEWQEQPSAKEPPLELSGDAYAHNFRDDDDDYFTQPGDLFRIIKADGKAEVLFKNTAANVGGAEKFIQIRHIRNCYQADPEYGMGVANALGLTMEEVTSFDMTPYDQWAPRKSDSF
- a CDS encoding GNAT family N-acetyltransferase, which codes for MTEVKQNEKTLDLFYEGQKAGFMEYERKEGVFVITHTEVSEEFGGKGLGKELVKAAVESAKKYDLKIVSYCPYAKKMIEKTPEFKDILAE
- a CDS encoding TMEM175 family protein; the protein is MTKGRLEAFSDGVLAIIITIMVLELRIPEGDTFQALRPMAFKFLSYIFSFLYVGIYWNNHHHLFQAVEHVNGKVLWANLHLLFWLSILPFATSWMGENDFAENPVALYGFILLMCALAFNILQKLCLDLEGKDSVIAKALKSTLKEKISAAIYISGIVLSFYFPVAAVIMYYLAALLWTIPDLRIEKNLEQ
- a CDS encoding pirin family protein, producing MSNIGLVIEEKPADIGNFLVGRLLPFREKRAVGPFVFIDHMGPAALKDYQNMDVPPHPHIGLSTLTYLFEGSIQHKDSLGSDIEIKPGAVNFMTSGKGVVHSERTPEYLRTTDKNLHGFQIWIGLPKHMEQSEPTFHHTEADEIPTWEEKGIHYKLIAGELLNHKSPVPTHSKLFFLEIKSKETQKLNIGETLFGEVAMYVLEGSVNIEGHTFSGKQLIVAKNSKLCEFEMAENTTIYLFGGEPFKEERFIFWNFVNSDKALIEQAKKNWHGQNLEAFPKIPGDDEEYVPLPRAILKGTK
- a CDS encoding GNAT family N-acetyltransferase, whose amino-acid sequence is MTELKHINNEKNGAFEIYYEGQKAGEMTYKWAGKDKFIIDHTEVDKAFGGKGLAKELVFAGVQYTRENGKKIVPLCPYAKETFEKNKELQDVLF
- a CDS encoding OsmC family protein, yielding MAVTVKASLGKQKYYTEVIAGENSLITDEPVSAGGGNKGFNPYEMMATSLASCTAATLRMYIDRKKWEVEKINVEVKLEDYPQTRTAVFERNISYEGANLDAEQLDRLHAIAERCPIHKILHGNIEINTKFIE